From the genome of Rhizobium oryzihabitans:
AGGAATTGAAGGTCTTCACGAAAGGACGAATCTTCGAATAGACCTCGCCGCCCGCTTCCAGATCCGCGGTTTCCTTGCTGTCTGGATTCTTGCCGAGATAGTTCATGGCGATGGCGAAGGTTTCGTCCGACGCATCGAGAATATTGATGCCGCAGGATTTCAGCTTTTCGGCATTTTCCGGCTTGAAGAGAATATCCCAGCTATCGACCGGAACATCGCCGAGAGCGGCCTTTACCTTGGCGACGTTATAGCCGATGCCGGTGGTGCCCCACATGTAGTTCACGGCATATTCGTTGCCGGGGTCGTATTTGGCCAGACGCTCGGAGACCTCAGGCCACATATTCTTCAGATTCGGCAACTTGGACTTGTCGAGCTTCTGGAACACGCCGGCATTGATCTGGCGGGCGAGGAAGGGGCCGGTGGGCACCACGACATCATAGCCGGAGCTGCCGGCCAGAAGCTTGGTTTCCACCAGTTCGTTGCTGTCGAATACGTCGTAGACGACCTTGATGCCGGTTTCCTTGGTGAAATCGGCAAGGATCGATTCGTCGATATAATCCGACCAGTTATAGACGTGGACGACCTTCTCCTGGGCCATTGCCGAGCCTGCTGCAACGAGCGCGGTGGTGAGAGCCAAGGTCAGACGGAGAGAACGGTTTTTCATGATGTCTCCTGTTAACGCATCCTCACGGTGGAAGCGTGATCCCCTTTTTTTGGAGAGACTAGAAAGGAAAACAAAAGGGAGCAAGCGGGAAATGTGCAGCACAGCATTTTCAACCGAATGTTTTCCGGTCACAAAAAAGCGAATGGAAACACCTACTGGAAGTCGAAAACACTGAGACCGGTCACCATTTCATCGAGCCCCAGAGGCCGTGTCAGCGGCGCTTCGGCGCGGGACAGACAGCCCTGCCTTTCG
Proteins encoded in this window:
- a CDS encoding polyamine ABC transporter substrate-binding protein, with the protein product MKNRSLRLTLALTTALVAAGSAMAQEKVVHVYNWSDYIDESILADFTKETGIKVVYDVFDSNELVETKLLAGSSGYDVVVPTGPFLARQINAGVFQKLDKSKLPNLKNMWPEVSERLAKYDPGNEYAVNYMWGTTGIGYNVAKVKAALGDVPVDSWDILFKPENAEKLKSCGINILDASDETFAIAMNYLGKNPDSKETADLEAGGEVYSKIRPFVKTFNSSAYIDELANGDSCITIGWSGDILQAKSRAEEAKNGVEVNYVIPKEGTYMWFDNLAIPADAKNVEEAHTFINYLMRPEVIAKASNYVQYANGNLASQALMDESVAKNPAVYPDQETMKKLFTISPYGPKEQRVLNRVWTQIKTGS